A stretch of the Aminipila terrae genome encodes the following:
- the aspS gene encoding aspartate--tRNA ligase: MEVKLAGWVRNIRNHGGIAFIDLRDHYGVTQIVVTESMVDRLNKETVISVTGTVLKRDEDTVNPKIDTGEVEVKASSIRILGAAQNNLPFEIDNSVDTREDVRLKYRFLDLRNPKVHDKMILRSQVIKYLRNQMEELGFMEIQTPILGNSSPEGARDYLVPSRKHRGTFYALPQAPQQFKQMLMASGFDKYFQIAPCFRDEDARADRSPGEFYQLDFEMAFANQEDVFEVAEKVLYATFKQFSDLEVSKPPFRKITFEESMLKYGNDKPDLRNPLIITDLSDFFRNVDFAPFKGKTVRAIRVPGKARMPKSFFEKMEIYARSIGMKGLGYITVNEDMSYKGPIDKFFTDEQRMILAEREKLQPEDILYFISDEKSVVARYAGLIRTEVASRLNLIDKEKFEFCYIIDFPMYEFNEELGKIDFTHNPFSMPQGEMKALVEMNPLDIKAYQYDIVVNGVELSSGAVRNHRPDIMVKAFEIAGYTEEDVKSKFGALYKAFQYGAPPHAGMAPGVDRMIMLLSQEESIREVIPFPLAANGQDMLFNSPGSVEETQLREVHIKLR; this comes from the coding sequence ATGGAAGTTAAACTGGCAGGATGGGTAAGAAACATCAGAAATCATGGTGGCATTGCTTTTATAGACTTGCGAGATCATTATGGCGTTACACAAATTGTGGTTACGGAGAGTATGGTAGACAGACTGAATAAGGAAACGGTTATTTCTGTAACAGGTACGGTTTTAAAGAGAGATGAGGATACAGTAAATCCTAAGATTGATACTGGCGAAGTGGAAGTAAAAGCTTCTTCCATAAGAATTCTGGGTGCAGCACAGAACAATCTGCCTTTTGAAATTGATAATTCAGTGGATACGAGGGAAGATGTAAGGCTTAAGTATAGATTCCTCGACCTGAGAAATCCTAAAGTTCATGATAAAATGATATTGCGGTCACAGGTTATAAAGTATCTGCGAAATCAAATGGAAGAGCTGGGTTTTATGGAGATACAGACACCTATACTGGGAAATTCTTCACCAGAAGGAGCCAGGGACTATCTGGTACCCAGCAGAAAGCACAGAGGAACATTTTATGCATTACCTCAGGCACCTCAGCAGTTTAAACAGATGCTGATGGCGTCTGGGTTTGATAAATACTTTCAGATTGCTCCATGCTTCAGGGATGAAGATGCCAGAGCAGACCGTTCTCCGGGAGAATTTTATCAATTAGATTTTGAAATGGCCTTTGCCAACCAGGAGGATGTATTTGAAGTAGCCGAGAAGGTGCTTTACGCTACATTTAAACAATTTTCTGATTTGGAAGTGTCAAAACCCCCTTTCAGAAAGATTACCTTTGAAGAATCGATGTTGAAATACGGAAATGATAAACCAGATCTTAGAAATCCATTGATTATCACGGATTTGAGCGATTTTTTCAGGAATGTTGACTTTGCACCTTTTAAAGGGAAAACCGTAAGAGCAATCAGGGTTCCGGGAAAAGCCAGGATGCCGAAATCTTTTTTTGAGAAAATGGAGATTTATGCAAGGAGCATTGGCATGAAAGGACTGGGTTATATTACTGTGAATGAAGACATGTCCTACAAGGGACCAATAGACAAGTTCTTTACAGATGAACAGAGAATGATTCTGGCTGAAAGAGAAAAACTTCAGCCCGAAGATATCTTATATTTCATCAGTGATGAAAAAAGTGTAGTAGCCAGATATGCTGGATTAATCAGAACAGAAGTTGCAAGTCGTCTGAATCTGATTGATAAGGAAAAGTTTGAATTTTGCTATATCATAGATTTTCCTATGTATGAATTTAACGAAGAGCTGGGTAAGATAGACTTCACCCATAATCCATTTTCAATGCCTCAGGGAGAAATGAAAGCTCTGGTGGAAATGAATCCTCTGGATATTAAGGCATATCAGTATGATATTGTAGTAAATGGAGTTGAACTTTCCTCTGGAGCTGTCAGAAATCACAGACCTGATATAATGGTTAAGGCTTTTGAGATTGCAGGATATACGGAAGAAGATGTGAAAAGTAAATTTGGAGCATTGTATAAGGCATTTCAGTATGGGGCACCACCGCATGCAGGAATGGCTCCTGGTGTTGACAGAATGATTATGCTGCTTTCTCAGGAAGAAAGTATCAGGGAAGTTATACCATTTCCACTTGCTGCAAATGGACAGGATATGCTGTTTAATTCTCCAGGTTCGGTAGAAGAAACACAGCTGAGAGAAGTTCATATTAAATTAAGATAA
- the sigG gene encoding RNA polymerase sporulation sigma factor SigG — translation MLSVIQRFNNRGENPDDLFQVGCIGLIKALENFDTSHGVKFSTYAVPMIIGEIRRYLRDNNPIRVSRSLRDTAYKALQAREKLSRDLQREPTIAEIAKETEMEREDVVLALESIQEPISLFEPVFHDDGDAIYVMDQVKDTKNTDTRWIENLSLSEAMKKLSPRERHILTMRFFEGKTQMEVAEEISISQAQVSRLEKNALKYMRKYV, via the coding sequence GTGCTTAGTGTAATACAGAGATTCAATAACCGGGGAGAGAACCCCGATGATCTATTTCAGGTAGGATGTATTGGATTGATTAAGGCATTAGAGAATTTTGATACTTCACATGGAGTGAAATTTTCCACTTATGCAGTGCCAATGATTATTGGAGAAATCAGAAGATATCTCAGAGATAATAATCCTATCAGAGTTTCCAGATCGCTGAGGGACACGGCGTATAAAGCATTACAGGCCAGAGAAAAGCTTTCAAGGGACCTCCAGAGAGAGCCAACTATAGCTGAAATTGCAAAGGAAACGGAAATGGAAAGAGAAGATGTAGTACTTGCGCTTGAGTCCATTCAAGAGCCTATTTCTTTATTTGAACCAGTATTTCATGATGACGGTGATGCCATTTATGTAATGGATCAGGTAAAGGATACAAAAAATACGGACACAAGGTGGATTGAAAATTTATCGCTTTCCGAAGCAATGAAAAAATTATCCCCGAGAGAGCGTCATATTCTGACCATGAGGTTTTTTGAAGGCAAAACTCAAATGGAAGTTGCAGAAGAAATTTCTATTAGTCAGGCACAAGTAAGCAGATTAGAGAAAAATGCTCTTAAGTATATGCGAAAATATGTTTAA
- the tig gene encoding trigger factor translates to MDEMIKRNNGKTKIVALLLVSCLTLSLAACGNKYVVPYSNYDLSEYVKLGDYKGIEVTETKVSVTDDEVQAEIQSRIKAASKQVEKKEGTAAKGDSVKIVYAGKMNGKAFEGGSTGPEGTTITLGSSGYIPGFDDGVIGMKVGEMKTLNLKFPKDYGKEDLNGKDVAFDVTLGAIMVTETPKYDLAFVKAHSKETTLNGYEKSVKKELYAKKKSSAEEEMRNKLWSKIMDNSKVLKYPDKEIQACKETNEKYYESYAKQYGMELKDFVKQYAGMDDKAYQEYLEKYAKAIVSQEMVMYSIAKKENITVSDKEYKEKLEKFKKEQGVTDDAAFKKQYGKSFEEYAGKDNLMKSFLLEKVIQFALDNAKIVPADKVAEKKA, encoded by the coding sequence ATGGATGAAATGATTAAAAGAAACAACGGTAAAACAAAAATTGTGGCTTTACTGCTAGTATCATGTTTAACTCTATCGCTTGCAGCATGTGGTAACAAGTATGTGGTACCATATTCGAACTACGATTTATCAGAATATGTAAAACTGGGGGATTACAAGGGTATTGAGGTTACAGAAACAAAAGTCAGCGTGACTGACGATGAAGTTCAGGCAGAAATACAGAGCAGAATTAAAGCGGCCAGCAAGCAGGTTGAAAAGAAAGAAGGTACCGCTGCAAAGGGCGACAGCGTAAAGATTGTTTATGCTGGCAAGATGAATGGAAAAGCCTTTGAGGGAGGAAGCACCGGTCCGGAAGGAACTACTATAACCTTGGGCAGCAGCGGATATATCCCAGGTTTTGATGATGGTGTAATCGGCATGAAAGTCGGAGAAATGAAGACTCTGAACCTGAAATTCCCAAAGGATTATGGTAAGGAAGATTTAAATGGTAAGGATGTTGCTTTTGATGTGACTTTAGGTGCTATCATGGTTACGGAAACTCCTAAGTATGATTTGGCTTTTGTAAAAGCACATAGTAAGGAAACCACTTTAAATGGATATGAAAAAAGCGTAAAAAAGGAGCTGTATGCTAAGAAGAAGTCTTCTGCTGAAGAAGAAATGAGAAATAAGCTCTGGTCCAAAATAATGGACAATTCTAAAGTGCTAAAATATCCGGATAAAGAGATTCAGGCTTGTAAAGAAACAAATGAAAAGTATTATGAATCTTATGCAAAACAGTATGGTATGGAGTTAAAAGACTTTGTTAAGCAATATGCAGGAATGGATGATAAAGCTTACCAAGAATACCTGGAGAAGTATGCAAAGGCAATCGTATCACAGGAAATGGTGATGTATTCCATAGCAAAGAAAGAAAATATTACGGTATCCGATAAAGAATATAAAGAGAAGCTTGAAAAGTTTAAGAAGGAACAGGGCGTTACTGATGACGCTGCTTTCAAAAAACAGTATGGAAAGTCTTTTGAGGAATATGCTGGAAAAGATAATCTTATGAAGAGCTTCTTACTTGAAAAGGTCATCCAGTTTGCTTTAGATAATGCTAAAATAGTACCTGCAGATAAAGTTGCAGAGAAAAAGGCTTAA
- a CDS encoding PRC-barrel domain-containing protein, whose product MTSTEDIKNKEVINIFDGRSMGYVSDIEINLEEGTIEGIIIPSPKNFFNIFGRSEDDYVIKWENIKTIGDDVILVNIETFIE is encoded by the coding sequence GTGACAAGTACTGAAGATATTAAGAATAAAGAAGTAATAAACATCTTTGATGGCAGGAGTATGGGCTACGTAAGCGATATAGAAATAAACCTGGAAGAAGGGACTATTGAGGGCATTATTATTCCTTCACCAAAGAACTTTTTTAATATATTCGGCAGGAGTGAAGATGATTATGTAATCAAATGGGAAAACATTAAAACCATAGGTGATGATGTAATCTTAGTTAATATTGAAACTTTTATTGAATAA
- the nrdR gene encoding transcriptional regulator NrdR codes for MRCPFCENPDTKVIDSRPTEEGHAIRRRRECENCNKRFTTYEKVEEMLLMVVKKDGRREAFDRNKVLNGIIKACEKRPVPMLEIEKVVNEIERGLNNLMEKEVQSEFIGELIMEQLKKLDEVAYVRFASVYRQFTDVNTFVSEIEKLLENGKRPK; via the coding sequence ATGAGATGTCCATTTTGCGAAAATCCAGATACAAAAGTTATTGACTCACGACCTACAGAAGAAGGACATGCTATTAGAAGAAGAAGAGAATGTGAGAATTGTAATAAGAGATTTACTACTTATGAAAAAGTTGAAGAAATGCTTCTTATGGTAGTCAAGAAAGATGGAAGAAGGGAAGCCTTTGACCGGAATAAGGTTTTGAATGGTATTATCAAGGCCTGTGAAAAAAGACCAGTGCCAATGTTGGAAATTGAAAAAGTTGTAAATGAAATTGAACGTGGCCTGAACAACCTGATGGAAAAGGAAGTTCAAAGTGAATTTATAGGGGAGCTTATCATGGAACAATTGAAGAAACTAGATGAAGTGGCTTATGTCAGATTTGCATCTGTATATAGGCAGTTTACCGATGTAAATACTTTTGTTTCAGAAATAGAAAAATTACTTGAGAACGGGAAGAGGCCTAAATAA
- the cmk gene encoding (d)CMP kinase: MININTANDKFNIAIDGPSGAGKSTIAKEVARILAIDYIDTGAMYRAIGYKLEREGINLSDRDRLKQILDSTEIDFEEGNTILDGVVVNDQIRTPEASKMASVCSALPEVREKLVALQRKMAHTKSVVMDGRDIGTNVLTDANFKIFMTASAEERAERRHKELIQRGQQITYDQVLQDIIQRDYSDTTRKLNPLRKAQDAVELDTTGMNISEVTEKIINLVRCGR; encoded by the coding sequence ATGATAAATATAAACACTGCTAATGACAAATTTAATATTGCAATTGACGGCCCCAGTGGAGCCGGTAAAAGTACTATTGCAAAAGAAGTAGCAAGAATTCTGGCTATTGATTATATAGACACAGGTGCTATGTACAGAGCTATAGGCTACAAATTGGAACGAGAAGGAATAAATCTGTCGGATAGAGACAGACTTAAACAGATTCTTGACAGCACAGAAATTGATTTTGAAGAAGGAAATACCATTTTAGATGGAGTTGTGGTTAATGATCAAATTCGGACCCCGGAGGCTTCAAAAATGGCATCCGTCTGTTCTGCTTTGCCTGAGGTAAGGGAAAAGCTGGTGGCCCTTCAGAGAAAAATGGCACATACAAAGAGTGTTGTTATGGATGGCAGAGATATTGGAACCAATGTCCTGACTGATGCAAATTTTAAGATATTTATGACTGCTTCTGCAGAAGAGAGGGCTGAACGAAGACATAAAGAACTTATACAGAGAGGCCAGCAGATAACTTATGATCAGGTCCTCCAGGATATTATTCAAAGAGATTATAGCGACACAACAAGAAAATTAAATCCTCTCAGAAAAGCACAAGATGCTGTAGAACTTGATACTACAGGTATGAACATTTCAGAAGTTACAGAGAAAATAATTAATTTAGTAAGGTGTGGAAGATAA
- a CDS encoding DUF1015 domain-containing protein, translated as MAIVRPFKAIRPDKKYADKVVSLPYDVMNREEAANMADGNPYSFLHICRSEIDMPEQDNPYELCVYERAKENISQNLEDGVFVQESKPVLYLYKQVMDGRAQVGIVGCVAVDDYINNVIKKHEFTRVEKEIDRINHFDICNANTEPVFLTYRDNKKVRSIVEGWISNHDSLYDIKTSDGIEHVLWTVDDDKTIQALTEIFGEIPALYIADGHHRSASACKVGLKRREENPDYTGEEEFNFFMAVIFPDNDLKIFDYNRVVKDLNGNTPEQFIEKVKNAGFDVAEKGKEVYKPAGKHIFGMYLEEKWYEITAKPEIIPDHVIDSLDVSILQNNLLGPVLGIEDPRTDKRIDFVGGIRGLKELERRVKTDMTVAFAVYPVEISDLLSVSDNDMVMPPKSTWFEPKLGSGLFMHKL; from the coding sequence GTGGCAATTGTTAGACCATTTAAGGCGATAAGACCAGATAAAAAATATGCAGATAAGGTAGTATCATTACCCTATGATGTGATGAACAGAGAAGAAGCCGCTAATATGGCGGATGGAAATCCTTATAGTTTTTTACACATCTGCAGATCAGAAATTGATATGCCAGAACAGGACAACCCCTATGAGCTTTGTGTTTATGAAAGAGCAAAGGAAAATATTTCACAAAATTTGGAGGATGGTGTATTCGTTCAGGAAAGCAAACCTGTACTATATTTATATAAACAGGTTATGGATGGCAGAGCACAGGTGGGAATTGTAGGATGTGTTGCTGTAGATGATTATATTAATAATGTTATAAAGAAACATGAATTTACAAGAGTAGAAAAAGAAATCGACAGGATTAATCATTTTGATATTTGTAATGCAAATACAGAACCTGTTTTTCTCACTTACAGAGACAATAAAAAGGTGAGAAGCATTGTAGAAGGATGGATTTCAAACCATGATTCTCTTTATGACATTAAGACTTCTGATGGGATAGAACATGTACTTTGGACTGTGGATGATGATAAAACTATTCAGGCACTAACTGAAATCTTTGGAGAGATTCCTGCATTATATATTGCAGATGGTCATCATCGAAGTGCATCCGCATGTAAAGTGGGTTTAAAAAGAAGAGAGGAAAACCCAGACTATACAGGAGAGGAAGAGTTTAACTTCTTTATGGCGGTTATATTTCCAGACAATGACTTAAAAATCTTTGACTATAACAGAGTTGTAAAAGATTTGAATGGAAATACTCCGGAACAATTTATAGAAAAAGTAAAGAATGCAGGTTTTGATGTAGCTGAAAAAGGTAAGGAAGTCTATAAACCTGCCGGAAAGCATATCTTTGGCATGTATCTGGAAGAAAAGTGGTATGAAATTACTGCTAAACCAGAAATTATACCAGACCATGTGATCGATTCTCTTGATGTATCCATTCTTCAAAATAATCTGCTTGGACCTGTTCTGGGGATAGAAGATCCTAGAACGGATAAGAGAATAGATTTCGTAGGAGGCATCAGAGGTTTAAAAGAGTTAGAAAGAAGGGTAAAAACAGATATGACGGTTGCTTTTGCAGTGTACCCAGTAGAAATATCTGATTTACTTTCTGTATCTGACAATGACATGGTCATGCCGCCTAAGTCCACCTGGTTTGAACCAAAGCTGGGAAGCGGATTATTTATGCACAAGCTATAA
- a CDS encoding sigma factor-like helix-turn-helix DNA-binding protein, with the protein MGISRSYVSRIEKKAVGKLRDYLKP; encoded by the coding sequence CTGGGTATCAGCCGTTCCTATGTGAGCCGCATAGAGAAAAAGGCTGTCGGTAAACTTAGAGATTACCTCAAGCCCTAA
- a CDS encoding metal-dependent hydrolase yields the protein MNYVTHGLGGVAAGLAMISAVNATDHIQQTTIMTGAVLGSLFPDIDHRKSWISHKIPIASNIISGLFKHRGVIHTPVFVLAISVVLSMLNWGWLHEFNSQAIYFIWGFIPGMFSHLILDTLNVQGIMWFWPLSAKRFHILKIRTNSAMEAVVCLVLGACLYGQYSAWF from the coding sequence ATGAATTATGTAACACATGGGTTAGGAGGCGTGGCTGCAGGGTTAGCTATGATTTCAGCTGTAAATGCAACAGATCATATTCAGCAGACTACTATTATGACAGGAGCAGTGCTTGGATCTCTCTTTCCGGACATAGACCATAGAAAAAGTTGGATAAGTCATAAGATTCCTATAGCATCAAATATAATATCAGGACTGTTTAAGCATAGAGGAGTAATACATACACCAGTATTTGTATTGGCAATCAGTGTGGTTTTAAGCATGTTGAATTGGGGGTGGCTCCATGAATTTAATAGTCAGGCGATTTATTTTATATGGGGATTTATACCTGGAATGTTTTCACATTTGATTTTAGATACTTTAAATGTACAGGGAATCATGTGGTTCTGGCCTCTATCGGCTAAGAGATTTCATATATTAAAAATCAGGACAAACAGTGCAATGGAAGCAGTGGTCTGCCTTGTGCTGGGAGCATGCCTGTATGGACAATATAGCGCATGGTTTTAA
- a CDS encoding cysteine hydrolase family protein produces the protein MKRDRKYLSFYYETTEEFPDISLDPKKTALCIVDLQNEFVLRDFGEALAFKKAGEWERWIPFHDRLDDIVIPNNKKLLDFFRENNMTVSFGRIACQREDGEDRSPVQKSEGWNNMLIHTDSFAAQMVEPLTPEKNEIVVNKTTDSVTTGTNYLQLLRFMGIETVVVTGIVTDQCVASTVRGLADEGLKVICVEDACASGSQELHDAELKIMNIIYCDVLSTNETIQLIKKYLD, from the coding sequence ATGAAACGCGATAGAAAATATTTGTCTTTTTATTATGAGACAACTGAAGAATTTCCAGATATCAGTCTGGATCCAAAGAAGACCGCTCTATGTATTGTCGACCTTCAAAACGAATTTGTTTTGCGGGATTTTGGAGAAGCTCTTGCCTTTAAGAAAGCAGGTGAATGGGAAAGATGGATTCCTTTCCATGACAGATTAGATGACATAGTTATTCCGAACAACAAGAAACTGTTGGATTTTTTCCGTGAAAATAATATGACAGTTAGTTTCGGAAGAATTGCATGCCAAAGGGAAGATGGTGAAGATCGGTCTCCCGTTCAGAAATCAGAAGGTTGGAATAATATGCTCATTCATACAGATAGCTTTGCTGCTCAAATGGTTGAACCATTGACTCCTGAAAAAAATGAAATTGTTGTTAACAAAACAACAGACAGCGTTACTACTGGAACCAATTACCTTCAGCTTTTAAGATTCATGGGTATAGAAACTGTAGTGGTTACAGGTATCGTAACAGATCAATGCGTTGCTTCAACCGTCAGAGGACTCGCTGATGAGGGGTTAAAAGTAATCTGTGTTGAAGATGCATGCGCATCTGGTAGTCAGGAACTTCATGATGCAGAACTGAAAATAATGAATATTATATATTGTGATGTTCTTAGTACAAATGAAACTATCCAACTGATAAAAAAGTACCTGGATTAA
- a CDS encoding APC family permease, whose amino-acid sequence METAAHTLEDFGYKQELKRSLKPWQMAIFGLVFMIPIAPFGIYGFLAEASNNMVPLVYAIGMFAMIFTAFSYGRMAEAFPIAGSVYAYTSRGINKHLGFMTGWAILLDYILMPTLIYVVCGASMNAIFPEVSILVWAFIFLAIVTFFNIKGIEASAKLSVVALAFEMVVYVAFVIFAVMAILKGTNDTHFTVDPIFNAKNFSLAMVMNGVSIAVLSFLGFDAISTLAEETKGGGKAVGRATISALLILGGLFIFLTWIAGCLWPDFKAFNSIDTAFYEIANLAGGKTLLTLCSTATALSWGFAALTAQVAVSRVLFSMSRDGNFPKAFSKVHPKYQTPYVATWFIAGVSLIMCVLFQSKINELTILVNFGALTSFFILNLAVIYYYKIRIKAEGIFKYVITPLIGAVIVGYVWFSLSNQAKVLGLVWLACGIVYYIILIKIFKKSAELEL is encoded by the coding sequence ATGGAAACAGCAGCTCATACCCTGGAGGATTTTGGGTACAAGCAGGAATTGAAAAGGAGTTTAAAGCCTTGGCAGATGGCTATATTTGGTCTGGTGTTTATGATTCCTATAGCACCATTCGGAATCTATGGCTTTTTAGCAGAAGCATCCAATAATATGGTACCTTTGGTTTATGCTATTGGGATGTTCGCAATGATTTTTACAGCTTTCAGTTACGGAAGGATGGCAGAGGCTTTCCCAATCGCAGGCTCCGTATATGCTTATACTTCAAGAGGAATCAATAAACATCTGGGCTTTATGACTGGATGGGCAATTTTACTGGATTATATTCTGATGCCTACTTTGATTTATGTAGTATGCGGAGCCTCTATGAATGCCATTTTTCCGGAAGTCTCTATTCTTGTATGGGCTTTCATTTTTCTCGCAATCGTTACTTTTTTTAATATTAAAGGTATTGAAGCATCTGCCAAGTTAAGTGTCGTTGCACTTGCTTTTGAAATGGTTGTTTATGTTGCCTTTGTTATTTTTGCTGTTATGGCCATACTAAAAGGAACAAATGATACACATTTTACGGTGGATCCAATTTTCAATGCAAAGAATTTTAGTCTTGCAATGGTTATGAATGGAGTATCTATCGCGGTTCTAAGCTTTTTAGGGTTTGATGCAATCAGTACACTTGCAGAAGAAACTAAGGGGGGAGGAAAAGCAGTTGGACGAGCTACCATATCTGCCCTTCTGATACTGGGAGGTCTCTTTATTTTCCTGACCTGGATTGCAGGATGTCTGTGGCCGGATTTTAAGGCATTTAATAGTATTGATACTGCCTTTTATGAAATTGCCAATCTTGCTGGAGGAAAGACTCTGTTAACTCTGTGTTCAACAGCCACAGCACTTTCCTGGGGATTTGCAGCCTTAACAGCGCAAGTTGCAGTTTCTCGTGTGCTGTTTAGCATGTCTCGTGACGGAAATTTTCCAAAAGCCTTTTCTAAAGTGCACCCCAAGTATCAAACACCTTACGTGGCCACTTGGTTTATTGCAGGGGTTTCCCTTATAATGTGTGTTCTATTTCAAAGTAAAATCAACGAGCTTACGATACTGGTTAATTTTGGTGCATTAACCTCCTTCTTTATTCTTAACCTGGCCGTAATCTATTACTATAAAATCAGAATAAAAGCAGAAGGAATCTTTAAATATGTTATTACGCCGTTGATTGGAGCTGTTATAGTGGGATACGTATGGTTCAGTCTGAGTAACCAGGCTAAAGTGCTTGGATTGGTTTGGCTGGCCTGTGGGATTGTTTACTATATTATATTAATTAAAATTTTTAAAAAATCTGCAGAGCTTGAACTATAA